Proteins encoded in a region of the Zea mays cultivar B73 chromosome 2, Zm-B73-REFERENCE-NAM-5.0, whole genome shotgun sequence genome:
- the LOC103645991 gene encoding altered inheritance rate of mitochondria protein 25, producing the protein MRWLPRLLSHSIEVGRASAAGRSNPSLVKAGSHGFASGGWDGSPAVPREWLRKLWVDVLKKQKEDARRWGIGASPGNAGSGAEPSLCAFANSVEAAGATREAPSRSYQYEYRGLAGEHLLRTRRPFVAEITDAMGNEIFKVRRPFWWINSSIYAEVDGKEIGVVHRRWHLWQRIYDLYLGNRQFAVVENPGFWNWTFSLVDEDDKLLAQIDRNWRGIGFELFTDAGQYAIRFGDDVQSDKFAHLPFIISGYVGAHFSQLVNVSQKLQTKELHVVRQLTLPERVVALALAISLDSDYFSRRGGW; encoded by the exons ATGCGGTGGCTACCCAGGCTGCTCTCTCACTCCATCGAGGTCGGGAGGGCCTCCGCGGCGGGGAGGTCCAACCCTAGTCTCGTCAAGGCAGGATCCCATGGGTTCGCCAGCGGCGGCTGGGATGGGTCACCAGCGGTGCCCCGGGAGTGGCTGCGGAAGCTGTGGGTAGACGTGCTGAAGAAGCAGAAGGAGGACGCGAGGAGGTGGGGCATCGGCGCGTCACCCGGGAACGCCGGCAGCGGTGCGGAGCCTTCGCTATGCGCGTTCGCGAATTCTGTGGAGGCTGCAGGAGCGACCAGGGAGGCACCTTCAAGGAGCTATCAGTACGAATACAGGGGTCTCGCCGG AGAACAT CTACTCAGAACAAGACGGCCATTTGTTGCAGAAATAACGGATGCTATGGGTAACGAGATATTTAAG GTTCGTAGGCCATTTTGGTGGATCAACAGCTCAATTTATGCAGAAGTGGATGGTAAG GAGATAGGCGTAGTCCACAGGCGTTGGCACCTTTGGCAGAGAATCTATGACCTGTACTTAGG GAATAGGCAATTTGCAGTTGTTGAGAATCCAGGATTCTGGAACTGGACCTTTAGCCTAGTGGATGAAGATGACAAACTGTTGGCTCAGATTGATCGTAATTGGAGGGGCATCGGCTTTGAG CTCTTCACGGATGCTGGCCAGTATGCTATCCGGTTTGGTGATGATGTACAAAGCGACAAGTTTGCTCACTTACCGTTTATTATATCTGGGTATGTGGGTGCCCACTTTTCCCAGTTAGTTAATGTCTCACAAAAGCTCCAGACCAAAGAATTGCATGTTGTTCGCCAGCTGACTTTGCCTGAAAGGGTAGTGGCTCTTGCTCTCGCCATTTCCTTGGACAGTGATTACTTCTCTAGAAGAGGTGGCTGGTAA